From Ptychodera flava strain L36383 chromosome 2, AS_Pfla_20210202, whole genome shotgun sequence, the proteins below share one genomic window:
- the LOC139149217 gene encoding nucleoporin Nup37-like: protein MVTQVMSMMLSLNQQKVNRLPVSVMITLAESGTWMDSRACFTLYSPGMSVCWHQDVPAKLMVAEKKGTIRFYDLTTHQPIMSLDAGHVTLMSADICFLDPVRIGCIANGNWMMWDSTRSSLPQENRQAHNEGGRNFRWSRVSENLFATTGHNEVKVFHLGHSQVLVSSSLPVTAGGLSWHATLPVCAVGEDRKYIYG from the exons ATGGTCACACAAGTTATGTCAATGATGTTGTCTTTGAACCAACAGAAGGTCAACAGATTGCCAGTGTCAGTGATGATCACACTTGCCGAGTCTGGGACTTGGATGGACTCGAGGGCGTGCTTTACTTTGTACTCACCTGGTATGTCTGTGTGCTGGCATCAAGATGTACCAGCCAAG CTAATGGTGGCTGAAAAGAAAGGCACAATCAGATTTTATGATCTCACAACCCACCAACCAATTATGTCACTAGATGCAGGTCATGTGACACTTATGTCGGCTGATATCTGCTTTCTCGACCCAGTTCGTATTGGTTGTATCGCAAATGGTAATTGGATGATGTGGGATTCCACAAGGTCAAG CCTGCCACAGGAGAACAGACAAGCTCACAATGAGGGTGGTAGGAATTTCAGATGGTCTCGAGTCAGTGAGAATCTGTTTGCCACAACAGGACACAATGAGGTCAAAGTATTCCATCTGGGACACTCACAG GTACTTGTGTCAAGTTCGTTACCAGTCACAGCAGGGGGTCTGAGCTGGCATGCTACGTTACCAGTATGTGCTGTTGGTGAAGATAGGAAATACATCTATggatga